The genomic window ggAGTTctcattatcattctttgtagccttctgtctgtatcctttctctattctttagtacagtttagtatagcatcataattaatataatataatataatataatataatataatataatataatataatataatataatataatataatataatataatataatataatataatataatataatagtatataatagtatataatagtatataatataatagtatataatataatagtatataatataatattacattacattatataacattacattatattacattacattatattacattatattatgtaacatattatattatgtaacattatattatattatattatattatattatattatattatattatattatattatattatattatattatattatattatactatattatattatactatattatatattatattagccttctaagaacacagagtcagattctcaattcctcctccatctgggaaccccaaaaatgccaCATTTCTGAAGACTGGAATTTCCCCTGGTACAGAGAGGGAAGCTCCAGCTGTCCCAGGAAAGGCCATCTCAGGGTCTGATGTTTTCCCAGGCTCTTCAGGAGACATTTTGCATTATCCAGATTTTTGGATGTGCCTGGGAATCAAAATTCAGTCCCCATGCCCCTCACCCATGGTACCACCAGACCCCTGCAGCTcgtcctgctgctgccagggccaggAACACGAGGCAGGATGGAGGCACCCTCAGGGCAGGATCCCCACCTGTATTTATCTCTTTGATAAAGGTGCCTGGGgtcctgcttcagctgctctgtgccctccttGCTGCAGACCTGCCCCGGATTTCACATTTCAATGTGCCTGACTTTATCTTTCAGCCCCAGTTCTCATCATTCCTCTCTGTGTGCCAAGCTACAGGGCCCTTTGACACCCAGCAGTTTTCTCCCCAGGAAGACCCTTGGAATCAAGTCACATCTCAGGCTCCTTCCTGATAACAGGCTGAGCACTAAACCCCACCAAACTCCACCCTGGGGCAGACCCGAGGCTCTGCCAGGTGGAGGAGCCCGAGGTTTTCCAGCTGGTGCCTCAAGAGAGGAATCAGAGCTTTCTGACAGAGCCCTGCTGACAAATGAAAtgagctgtggaaaataaatTGCTGCGTTGCCCTGaccctgtgagcacagccaggggcacggggggtgctggggcaggagggcacaggagctgctggggctgtgcccatcctggTGCCCTTCAGGGTGTTTGTGCCGCCAGAacttgctgcagcagctgtttgCTGTGGTGCCCATCTCTGCTTACAGTGATGGCTGGGACATCACTGGAGCTGAGATATCAAAGGTGCTCCGAGCCACAGACTTCTCCCAGCCTGGGATTGGGCCACGGGCTCTGGAGGATGCCAGCCCTGAAGGATGCTGGCTCAGGAGGATGGACACAGAGCAAGGTCACAGCAGTGAtcactgcagctcagctgctccctgctgccaggcccAAGGTGACCGAGCCCCTGGGAAGGAGAAATCAAATGCAGATGGTGTTAAagcagggatgcagagggaaGAATAAGCAGAGGATGGATACAAACCCACCTGCAAAGCCCACAGAGACTCACAGTGCTGTCCTGGTCTCATATTCCATAATATCAAAAAGGGGCAAGTTTTGTTACGGAAATTCTGGTTTGGGGCTGTCCCAAAAGGacagacagctctgccagggttGGTGAGAGGTTGCACCACCCAGTGCTGTGGGCCCCCACCGGGCCAACTCACAACCTGAATTCTCCAAGCACAAATCAGGGCAATTTGAGCTGAGCAAAACGCTCTGGGGTCCCTGCGGGAGGGatcctgcctggggagcaggaggagaggccATCCCGGCCCAGAGGAGCTACAAATAACTCCAATGGCCTCATTACCCAGTTTCTGATGCACAGGAGCTGGCTTTCCCCGGGGCCATGTCCACCTGGGAGCGGGCTCTGTGTGCCTGGCGCCGCGGGAGCCTCTGGTGCCCTCTCATGTCCttgtcctcctgcagctccccgCGAGCTGCCGAGCATCCGAGCATCCGCAGGGGGGTccccgggccagcagcagcacgaGTGGCAGGGTCCCGCGGGGAAGGGACACGCCTGGAGCCGCAGGTGCAGCCCCCTGTACTCGCTGGAGCATCCCCGGGCCCCGCCGCATCATCCCCCGATTCCCTGAACATCCCCCGCTTCCCCGGGCATCCCCTGGTACTTGCCGGATCATCTCCCGGTTCCCCGAACACCCCCTGGTTCCCTCTGATCGTTTCCCTGTTCCCCGAACATCCCCCGGTTCCTTGAGCATCCCCTGTTTCCCTCGGATCGTTTCCCGGTTCCCCGAGTATCCCCCGGATCGTTTCCCAGTTCCCTCGGATCGTTTCCCGGTTCCCTGAACATCTCCCGGTTCCCCGAGCATTCCCCGGTTCTCCCGGATCGTTTCCCGATTCCCCGAGCATTCCCCGGTTCCCCGAGCATCCCCCGGTTCCCCGAACATCCCCCGGTTCCCCGAGCATTCCCCGGTTCCCCGAACATCCCCCGGTTCCCCGAACATCCCCCGGTTCCCCGAGCATTCCCCGGTTCTCCCGGATCGTTTCCCGGTTCCCCGAGCATCCCCCAACCCGGTACGGGGCTCCCTCTAGCGGCCGGCGGCGGGGCAGCACGGCCGGTCCGGGGCTCGGTACCGAATCCCCCGGTACCGAATGAATCCCCCGGTACCGAATCCCCTGAAACTGAATGAATCCCTTGGTACCGAATCCCTCGGTACCGATTTAATCCCCCTGTACCGAATCCCTAGCTGCAGAATGAATCCCCCCGGTACCGAATCCCTGGGTACCGAATGAATCCCTTGGTACCAAATGAATCCCTCGGTACCAAATCCCTCAGTACTGAATCCCCTGGTGCCAAATGAATCTCTCGGTACCAAATTCCCTGGTACCAAATCCCCCGGTACCAAACGAATCCCCCGGTACCAAATCTCTCAGTACTGAATCCCCCTGGTACCAAATGAATCCCCTCGTACCAAATCCCCCTGGTACCAAATGAATCCCCTCGTACCAAATGCCCCTGGTACCAAATCTCCCGGTACTGAATGGATCCCCCGGTACCCAATCCCTCAGTACCGAATCCCCCGCCCCAAACCCGGCCCGTTCCTGCACCCAATCCCGTTCCTGGCTCCCTCACAGCTCAGACGCTGCCCAGGGCAATCCCAGGTGAATCTGAGGGGACGCCGGAGCCCCCCGGGACCCCTGGGGCTGTTCCAGAGGGGTTTTGGCTCGTTCTGCATCTCAGGAAGGGTCGGTTTTGGGTGGGTGAGATGGGTCACGCAGGGCACTGtctgccagggcagcctcacAGACTCCACTGTGCCCTGGAGACGCCTGTTCTGCGGGCACAGGGTACAGTGGGTTCTGCCTCTGGGGCAATTTTCCCCCCTCAAAGGCTCCTGTACCCACTCAGCTCTTGCCATAAGGGATGCAGCCATCCTTCCTCTTCAGTCTAGCATGTGTGTTTTAATGGGGAGTCATCAAGTTCATAAATCAGAGTGTCCTGGACCCACAGAAATGATGGTTCTCCTGGCAGGGTTGtggaggagaaggcagcagcatggGGAGCAAGGTTTGGGTGGCTTTCAATCCCAGCATCTCATCCTTTCTACATGGGTGCAGCAAAGCTCCTTCAGCAGCCATGGGATCCAGCTTGGGACGTGCTGTTGGGGCTCAGACCAGCAAGAGAAAGAGGAGTGAGCCGTGGCTCTCTGTCCAAGGGTTGAGGAAGTCTCCCCTTTCCATGTAGCACCTTGAAAGCACCCTGTGAATGGTCCTCTTCTGAACAGAGCCTGTGCTACAAGGACAGGCTGTAGGTGCCAGAGCAATACTCCACGTAGTCAAAGGCCTCGATGGGGAACGTCACAGCCCCCCACTTCTTGTACCTCCTCTTCTCTGCTGGCGTCTCCACCACGAAGTTTTTGATGCAGAGGACAGGCAGCTTCACCTGGCGGTACAGCATCTCCATGCCCCAGTCCtgtgtgggcagggaggggacagtcACCCAAGGCACACACAGcgtccccaggctgcagggccacAGCGAGGGGACAGTCACctctgtgtcccacagcccaCATAGGGCACAGCTCGCaaggggacagacacaggggAATTGTGGTGCTCACCTGGCTGCAGTCTTTGCAGGAAATGCGGCAGCCGGGCTCCCAGTCCTTGAAAGCTCTCTGGAACTGTATTTTCCCAGAGGAAACTCTGTAATACGACCTGGAAGGAAGGGGCCACCAGGGTTGGGGtcaaacaccacacacccagccagccaaaagtgtctgtggggtgaaacaccacagtgctgctATTTGGTTCTACAGGGCCAGACAAGCTCAGGCACATCCCAATGGCTATATTGGTATTATTCCAATAACTCCCCTTacccctgtgcctgcccacGAGCCCCCTACCCGAATTTGGGGTTGACATTGACGTGGTGCATGCCCTCCACGGTGCGGATGTCGCTGCCCCGGCACACGGCCCTGCTGCAGTTGATGCAGTACAGGCAAACAGCAGACGCCTGGTGCAGCTGCCTGCGCTCGCTGATCCTGGCCTCCTTCAGCAGCCAGCTGGCCACAGccaccctctgcagctcctggatctgGGGGGAACACAGAGGTATCACCAGccggggtttttttgttttgttttgagctgttttattttccagcatcagtctcattacattgttatgacaatgggaagatgccatcagctcacatcccaggcagcagaccaagaacttaatgttacaacttacttcctaagttttttgaccaatcacacaaagcaaaagcacattgacagtagttctatccaatcactataagcacacgtccctttggttaaaacaatgcttgcttattttgaatacaataaaTTGTGTAAGCTTTACACAGAGCTCCAatattaagcttcaaacttcttaatatcttgctagataaacttttctgtagcttagagagttattctagacaacATATcagcattaatacacagaccatagctctatttgtccttgtttttctactttctaaataatttttctgcagacctatctcatggctgctgcttagctctaatcacagttctgctgcctctgaggcctgccttttgcagctttcccaaaaccctctgattttgtggattcccacagtGGGGGGACAGGGGTAGCACAGGACAGATGGCAGAATCCACGGATAACGAGGGAGGCAtcatcagcacagagcaggagggcagggcaggatgggcaCACACTGGCGTGCCCCACACAACCCCATCCCAGGATCTGGTGTTTCCctgacacagagcaggcagcaagggctgcctggccctgccagacccacagcagcacccagcacccacctTTTGGAAGTACTCCTGCTCAGGCATGGCTTGCACTGCCTGGATCGCCCTCTTCATCAGCTCCACCAGGTCCTCATTGAGCAGCTCTCGGGTCACCTCTCTGGTGTTGGCTTTGGCAAGGACAGAGTAGACGCTGTTCTCAGCACGGGCACGGCCCCGGGCCTGCAGGGCAAGGTCCAAATGTTGCAGTCAATAGATAAAAGGACACAGCCAACCCTTCTGTGCTACCCTGTGAGGATGGAGCCACCTCCACTCTCTGCTGTGCCTTGCCATGGAGATGGGCTCATCCCcaaggagctgcctgcagggaatGCAAGCGCCCCCACGTCCCACCCCTGCAGCTTTGGGGGATCCTGGCAGGGCCAGAGGGAGCCTGGGCAGCACCTGCATCATGGCAATCTCGTTGGTCATCAGCCCATAGCGGACCACGATGTTGCACTCGGGGATGTCCAGGCCCTCCTCGGCCACACTGGTGGAGAAGAGCAGGTTGAGGGCTCCCTGACGGAACTGCTTGATCACATCCTGCTGCTCATTCTGGGGAGACAAGGGGGTGATGCCTCAGCAGCTGTGTAGGGCTCTGAGACCCCCAAAATGTGCAAATTTGGGTcggtgcagctgctgcccaccctcTCTGCACTCACCTGTGTCATGTGCCTGGTCTGGTTGCTGTAGCCAGCGCCGGTGAGGACGGCAGCCCTGATGTGCTGCCCACGGAGCGTGGCCgtgctctgcagccagctcagcaggCTGTGGGCACTCTGCCTTGTCCTGGTGAACACAATGCCACGAGAAGTGCCCAGGGGCTGGAAGTGCTCACGCAGGATCCCCTCCAGCTTGGCCAGCCTGGGGTTCTCATAGCGGTGATCCCCAGCAAGCTCCTGCAGTCTCGCCCTGTTCTCTGCACAGGTGACAGGAGCGTCAGGGACACCCCAAATGCAGCCAGCATCACCCCCCTCCAGGCCCCCCTGTTACCCTCAAAGGTGGTGGTGAGGAACTGCTCAGTGGGGTCCTTCTTGTCCCTCTCAGAGCTGTAGAACTGCTGGAGGCACTGGAAGGCATCCACCATCCTCACGGTGTCGTTGATGAGCAGAGCGTCATTGTACTTGCGCAGGTGCACAGCGCACACGCGCGTCTTGCGACAAAacatctctgcagctgccagggcaggggacagggcagtcacagcctgtccccatggctcagccctgccacaccctccctggcacagcctcaccTCTTTTCTCCAGCTCCACAATGTGCTGCTCGTAAATCTGCGTGCCAAAGTCCCGTGAGAAATCCGGCTTCTCCATGAACTGCTGGATCTGCACCATCATCTTCTTCAGCTGCTCACCAAAGGGGtcctggcagcagagaggggctcAGGACGTGGGAATTGTGGCTGCTTGCATGGCCCAGAACAGTTGTGGGATCCCCCAGCACCAAAGCTCTGGGTCTGATTTTTCACACTGAGCAAAGCAGATGAAGGTGCCTCACACAGCAGGGCTTGGGGGGTCTCATCTTCCACCCAGTGAGCAGCCCCATGCCTCTGAGCAGCCATCCCTCACCTGTGGTCTCTCCTGGCACAGGTCATACTGCTTCTTGGGTTGGGGGACGTGGTTCTGCAGGTGCTGCAACTCATCCTGCACCGATGTGATCTTCTCAGTGTCCAGGTTGGCACAGATCTGAGAGGGAAAGACCCTGCTTCCAccctgagcccagagctgcccaggacAATGCAGCACGTGCTGCTCAACTGGTGAGTTTGGGGATGACTCCTCCAAGCTGCCCAGCACCCACAAACCTGGGCATCAACCCCCATGCCCAGGAACACCCTGCTGAACCGCAGGGGAAGCCATGCTGGAacagcacagggggcacaggacGCACCTGCAGGATGTGCTCTACAGCCCCCTCAAAGGATGTTGCCCCCCCGGTGCCAGGGGATGCCGTCAGCCCCAGGACCTGTGGCAGGTCCTGCTCCCCACGGAGCTTGTGCTGGAGGTATCTCAGCATGATCTTGTTGTAGACGGCGTCCTTGTGCGTGTGGTGGCACTCATCTATCACCAGCAGCGAAAAATCTGCTCCAtgccagggaagggagcaaGGTGAGATGGTTGGGGCTCAGCCATGGCTGTGGGGCCAGCAGTATTTGCACCTGGTGCCCACCTGTCAGCTCCACGTGCACGTCCTCCTCCGTGCTCACCAGGGCGTTCTGCAGGATCTGCGCTGTGCAGACGACAACGTCGCTCTTCTTCACCAGGTCGGCGAAGAAGGTTTTGTGGCTGGTGTCCCCACTGATGGACGCCACCTTGAAGCTGTCCTGCAGCACGTGGAACTCCTTCTCGGTGTGCTGGTCCACCAAGTGCACCTGTGCCCACAGGACCACACTCAGCACCAGCCAGCACCAccagggtggctgtgggggtcctggggcagggcagcaccttGTTGACAAGCACGGCCACCTTGGCGTCCCTCCGGCTCTCCAGGTGCTGCCGGCAGACGTGCACGGCCACGCGGGTTTTGCCGGCTCCGGTGGGCAGCCAGACGATGCTGTTGCGGCCGCTcagggccggggccgccgcctcCCGCTGGTACCCCCGGAGCTCCATTCCCTGAAGCTCCATTCCCTGAAGCTCCATTTCCCGCAGCTTCATTCCCCGCAGCTCCGCGTCCCGGAGCTCCATTCCCCGCAGCTCCGCGTCCCGGAGCCGCCGCAGCCACCGGGAAACGAAACTGGAGGCGGTGCCGAGAGCGGCGGGCGGAGCACGGGGAAGGAACAGCAAGGGGGGGCCACGCCGGCCGAGCTGGGGAAAACTGAGCCGAGCCGAGCTGAGCCGAGCCGGCTGGCTCGGGGAtcccccaggagccccagctccCAACTGGAAGCGAAACCAAAAGCGAGTGGAGCTCCCACAGAACCTCCCCGCACCCAGATCACCCCTGTGTCCTGTCAACACCCTACACCCCAATTCTGCCCAGTGCACCCCAACCCGTCCATGGGGATCTTCACATTCTCCCCATCCTGAGCTGttcctcttcccctccccaACACCCTTCAGAACATCCCCGGTTGTCCCCCCTGCCCACCATGCCGGGGTGAGCCCCAAGGATGGATCTAAGGCTTGCACAAggacatttattaaaaaaacaaacaaacaaacaaacaaacaaaccaacgAAAACACCAGTCAAGTGAAATGGGGGAgtggagggcagggaaaggggcggggagcagggaggggacaagCAGAGGTGGCtgccagccagagcagggcagggagcagaggccagcacagcaccaggcagccaccctccctgtgcccctggcactcagaggggcaggactggggctggcagcccccccggcccagctggcagcacaggcagggaaggcagaCCTGCCccgggaggggagggagggaagggctgacagaggcagcaggagctgggtgagcagggcagagccccctgcccagcagggcccggcccaggagcagcaccgcggacagagcagggctgagcccgcCTACATTCAGTGTGAGCGGCAGGGGCTGCCTGCACGTGGACGGAGCAGAAACCAAAGCACTTGTGCGCCCCTGCCCTGTCACAGGGAGTCAGGGCAGAAGGCACGATCCCAGGTAAGGGGGATGCACAGGGCTCAGGGGgctccccctccccaggcagaggtgggagctcagtgctgtccctgccctgggcagatcctgatggggcagctccagcctcagccccatTCCCTAGGAGAGGCAGCCGGAGCACCTCAGGGATAAAAGCACCAGCCCCCCAAGCCCCTGTGGCTCCCCAAGAAGGAAagcccagctccccaggctgctcagcagcaccaatccctccagcagctcctacCAACACAAACAGTGGGGCTGGATTCCACAAGGAGCCCTGTCCCTCCCACTGGGAGGCCACAGCAGGTCCAGGCCAGCCCCTTCTACTTATCGATGAGCCCTCCCTCCTTGAGCTTGAAGTAGAAGAACTTCTCGAGGGTGTTGGCACACTTGCAGTAGTCGCTGTCGGGCGGGTTGTACTCGCGGCAGTTGGTGATGATGCGCTGCAGGTCAGCGATGAAGAGCTTCTTGGTCACATAGTAGCGGTTCTTCAGCCTCTCCGTCATGGTCTTCAGGTCTGCAGGTGGCACAGGTCAGGATCCCTCCCCAGGCTTCTGCATCCCCCCCAGTCACTGAGCTGGGCATCAGCCACGGGTCCCAACTCATCCCTTTCTCATTCAGGACTCTCCCGAGGCTCCCACTGCCCCAAACGTGAGTCCTTTGATTAATGTGGGGTTCTCAGCCCTCTCTGCTGATTATTGTGGGGTTCTCAGCCCCCTCTACTAATTAATGTGGGGTTCTCAGCCCTCTCTGCTGATTATTGTGGGGTTCTCAGCCCCCTCTACTAATTAATGTGGGGTTCTCAGCCCTCTCTGCTGATTATTATGGGACTCTCAGCCCACTCTACTGATTATTGTGGGGTTCTCAGCCCCCTCTGCTGATTATTGTGGGGTTCTCATCCCCCCTCTGCTGATTATTGTGGGGTTCTCAGCCCCCTCTACTAATTAATATGGGGTTCTCAGCCCTCTCTGCTGATTATTGTGGGGTtctcagctccctctgctcaTTATTATGGGGTTCTCAGCCCTCTTTGCTGATTCATGTGGGGTTCTCAGCCCCCTCTGCTGATTCATGTGGGGTTCTCAGCACCCTGTTCTGCAATCCTGCCCCGGGGTGCTGGACACACCAACCTACCAATGGGGAAGCGGATGATTTCATAGTAGTCTGGTGCCTCTGACTTCTTCACCGGCTCCATGAAGGGCCACGCACTGGGGTGGGTCTGGGGAGAAGAGGGGGCAGTTGGAGCAATGAACACACAACCCTTGGCTGCTCCAGCACGCAGGGGTCCTGCTCTCCCCCCAACCTGGGTcaccccagctgtccccaagggcAAAGCCCTGTACAGCCCGTCCCAAGGGAGGCAGCTCTGAGGGCTgtcagggggacagggaccccacaGTGAGGGTCCTTTCCTGCCCACACCTTGATCTGGGCCAGGAGGTTCTTCAGCATGTTGTAGAGCTGGTCTGGGtccttcagctccttcctgcag from Ammospiza nelsoni isolate bAmmNel1 chromosome 26, bAmmNel1.pri, whole genome shotgun sequence includes these protein-coding regions:
- the DHX58 gene encoding ATP-dependent RNA helicase DHX58, which codes for MELQGMELQGMELRGYQREAAAPALSGRNSIVWLPTGAGKTRVAVHVCRQHLESRRDAKVAVLVNKVHLVDQHTEKEFHVLQDSFKVASISGDTSHKTFFADLVKKSDVVVCTAQILQNALVSTEEDVHVELTDFSLLVIDECHHTHKDAVYNKIMLRYLQHKLRGEQDLPQVLGLTASPGTGGATSFEGAVEHILQICANLDTEKITSVQDELQHLQNHVPQPKKQYDLCQERPQDPFGEQLKKMMVQIQQFMEKPDFSRDFGTQIYEQHIVELEKRAAEMFCRKTRVCAVHLRKYNDALLINDTVRMVDAFQCLQQFYSSERDKKDPTEQFLTTTFEENRARLQELAGDHRYENPRLAKLEGILREHFQPLGTSRGIVFTRTRQSAHSLLSWLQSTATLRGQHIRAAVLTGAGYSNQTRHMTQNEQQDVIKQFRQGALNLLFSTSVAEEGLDIPECNIVVRYGLMTNEIAMMQARGRARAENSVYSVLAKANTREVTRELLNEDLVELMKRAIQAVQAMPEQEYFQKIQELQRVAVASWLLKEARISERRQLHQASAVCLYCINCSRAVCRGSDIRTVEGMHHVNVNPKFGSYYRVSSGKIQFQRAFKDWEPGCRISCKDCSQDWGMEMLYRQVKLPVLCIKNFVVETPAEKRRYKKWGAVTFPIEAFDYVEYCSGTYSLSL